A portion of the Nitrospira defluvii genome contains these proteins:
- a CDS encoding ABC-F family ATP-binding cassette domain-containing protein, producing the protein MAPNILLSCESISKSYGVRALFANLTLALFEGDHVGLIGPNGSGKSTLLKILAGLEPPDDGTRTLRGHTRVGYVPQEPSFPAGFSIEQVLQQTLTDAGRDPHEEGGRIARALSIGTFPDPEQSIDTLSGGWRKRLAITQALLLEPDVLLMDEPTNHLDVEGILWLERLLKNRAKAFLVISHDRRFLESIATRMVELNRCYPEGRFEAKGRYSDFLEQRDAALQAQADYQSSLANRVRREVEWLRRGPKARTTKAKGRIQSAGKLIDELDQVEARAAQSTIGIDFAASGRKSKQLLVAKQVTKSFQGRPVVSNLDLLLGPGQRLGLLGPNGSGKTTLLRLLAGTLEPDAGTIMRADGLRIVSFEQHRESLDQAASLRRALAPTGDAVIYQGRSVHLASWAKRFLFRPEQLDLPVSRLSGGEQARLLIAQLMLQPADLLILDEPTNDLDIPTLDVLEDSLLEFPGALVLVTHDRWLLDRVSTMLLALDGTGRVEWFADYAQWESAQERVAESETSANKETTASATTDEGAGTTTIRKPKKLSYREQKEWGAIEDSILKAEELVANCQDALQDPAVVSNAAELQARSEALVAAQAEVERLYARWAELDEKRAQTVQSS; encoded by the coding sequence ATGGCCCCGAACATTCTATTGAGCTGCGAATCGATCAGTAAAAGTTATGGCGTGCGAGCCTTGTTTGCCAACCTGACCCTGGCGCTCTTCGAGGGCGACCATGTCGGGTTGATCGGCCCGAACGGGTCCGGCAAGTCGACGCTGCTGAAAATTCTGGCCGGGCTTGAGCCTCCGGATGACGGCACTCGCACCCTGCGCGGCCATACACGGGTCGGATATGTCCCTCAGGAACCGAGTTTCCCCGCCGGCTTCAGCATCGAGCAAGTCTTGCAACAGACCCTCACCGACGCAGGGCGTGATCCTCACGAAGAAGGGGGCCGGATCGCTCGAGCCCTGAGCATCGGCACCTTTCCCGATCCGGAACAGAGCATCGATACCCTCTCCGGAGGCTGGCGCAAGCGATTGGCCATCACCCAGGCGTTGCTGCTCGAACCGGATGTGCTGCTCATGGACGAGCCGACCAACCATTTGGATGTCGAGGGCATTCTTTGGCTGGAGCGACTGCTGAAGAATCGCGCCAAGGCCTTTCTCGTCATCAGTCACGACCGCCGCTTTTTAGAGTCGATCGCCACACGCATGGTGGAACTCAATCGTTGTTATCCCGAAGGGCGCTTTGAAGCCAAAGGTCGATACAGCGACTTTCTGGAACAACGGGATGCCGCGCTCCAGGCGCAGGCGGACTATCAATCATCGTTGGCCAACCGTGTGCGGCGAGAAGTGGAATGGTTGCGGCGCGGCCCCAAGGCTCGCACGACCAAAGCCAAGGGTCGGATTCAATCTGCGGGGAAACTCATTGATGAACTGGACCAGGTCGAGGCCCGCGCGGCGCAGTCAACCATCGGCATCGACTTTGCCGCCTCCGGCCGAAAATCCAAACAACTTCTGGTGGCGAAACAGGTCACGAAAAGCTTTCAAGGCAGGCCGGTCGTCTCAAATCTTGACCTGCTCCTCGGCCCCGGCCAGCGACTCGGCCTCCTCGGTCCCAACGGCAGCGGCAAAACCACGCTCCTCCGCCTACTGGCGGGCACACTGGAGCCTGATGCGGGCACGATCATGCGTGCCGACGGGCTGCGCATCGTCTCGTTCGAACAACACCGGGAGTCGCTGGACCAAGCTGCCAGTCTCCGCCGTGCACTGGCCCCGACCGGTGATGCGGTCATCTATCAAGGCCGCTCCGTCCATCTGGCGTCGTGGGCGAAACGTTTTCTCTTTCGCCCTGAACAGCTTGACCTACCGGTCTCGCGACTCTCCGGAGGCGAACAGGCACGGCTGCTGATTGCCCAACTGATGTTGCAACCGGCAGACCTACTGATTCTCGACGAACCGACCAATGATTTGGATATTCCAACACTCGATGTGCTGGAAGACAGTTTGCTCGAATTTCCCGGGGCGTTGGTGCTGGTCACCCATGATCGCTGGTTGCTGGATCGCGTCTCAACCATGCTGCTGGCTCTGGACGGCACCGGCCGCGTTGAATGGTTTGCCGACTACGCCCAATGGGAAAGCGCGCAAGAACGGGTCGCCGAGTCGGAAACGAGCGCGAACAAGGAGACCACCGCGTCCGCCACGACCGACGAAGGGGCCGGAACTACCACGATTCGCAAGCCCAAGAAACTGAGCTATCGCGAACAGAAGGAATGGGGCGCGATCGAAGACAGTATTCTGAAAGCCGAAGAGCTGGTCGCGAACTGCCAGGATGCCCTTCAGGATCCGGCGGTGGTGTCGAATGCCGCAGAGTTACAGGCGCGGAGCGAAGCCTTGGTGGCAGCGCAGGCTGAAGTGGAGCGCCTCTACGCCCGCTGGGCCGAATTGGATGAGAAACGCGCGCAGACCGTGCAGAGTTCGTGA